One Brassica napus cultivar Da-Ae chromosome C4, Da-Ae, whole genome shotgun sequence genomic region harbors:
- the LOC106393855 gene encoding uncharacterized protein LOC106393855, with protein MTDASDFAVGAVLGQQKDKKRHVIYYASRTMDEAQCRYATTEKELLAIVYAFENFRSYLVGSKVIVHTDHTALRYLLTKKDAKPHLLRWILLLHEFDLEIKDNKGIENGVANHLSRMKIDEETVLDDSQEHFVSAIKKRYSHLPWFAEIAIFLAAEKEPVEFTGNEKMKFLRDAKLYFWDEPLMYRHCKDGMFRRCVPEKEIPGILHHCHGSSYAGHFAAFKTVSKVLQAGFWWPTMFRDAQAFISKCNSCQRQGNISKRNEMPQNFILEIEVFDCWGIDFMGPFPPLYKNEYILVAVDYVSKWVEAIASYTNDARDVTKMFKSIIFPRFGVPRVVISDGGTHFINKVFQDLLKNNGVKHKVATAYHPQTSGQVEVTAYKTPLGTTPYHLVYGKACHLPVELEYKAAWAVKLLYFDIKSAKERRSIKIHELEEIRHLAYESTKIYKEKTNAYHDKRIISRSFEPNDRVLLFNSRLKLFPGKLKSRWSGPFTIKEVQPDGAIVLLDPNGGEFVVNGHRLKPYLAEQQSQKEKENRSFPEEQSVDCCLWRTAAPSGWDKESAQRYNTLLNTEIFPTRFGHTKTLAALWLDTDVFKTLNAMGIAPLCYQTHKLCPDLVRQALATAQIGYDNPSAPTYENCSFSFMADGKFCSLSFDQLNEIYENSDE; from the exons ATGACTGATGCAAGTGATTTCGCAGTGGGAGCAGTGTTGGGACAGCAGAAAGATAAAAAACGgcatgtgatctactacgcgagcAGGACAATGGATGAAGCTCAATGCCGATATGCCACGACCGAGAAGGAACTTTTAGCCATTGTCTATGCTTTCGAGAATTTTAGGTCCTACCTAGTAGGTTCTAAAGTGATAGTGCACACAGATCACACGGCTCTGAGGTACCTGCTGACTAAGAAAGACGCCAAACCACATCTACTTCGATGGATCCTTCTACTCCATGAATTCGATCTTGAAATCAAGGATAACAAGGGAATTGAGAATGGAGTCGCGAATCATCTGTCAAGAATGAAGATCGACGAAGAGACTGTTCTCGACGACA GCCAGGAACACTTCGTTTCTGCGATCAAGAAGAGATATTCCCACTTACCTTGGTTTGCTGAGATAGCTATTTTTTTAGCTGCGGAAAAGGAACCAGTTGAGTTTACTGGTAATGAGAAGATGAAGTTTCTGAGGGATGCAAAACTCTACTTCTGGGATGAACCGCTCATGTATCGACACTGCAAGGACGGAATGTTCCGACGATGTGTTCCAGAAAAAGAGATTCCAGGGATCCTACATCACTGCCATGGTTCCTCTTATGCCGGACATTTTGCAGCCTTTAAGACCGTTTCAAAAGTTTTGCAAGCCGGTTTCTGGTGGCCCACAATGTTCCGCGATGCTCAAGCCTTCATCTCCAAGTGCAATTCATGCCAACGACAAGGGAACATCagcaagaggaatgagatgcctcagaatttCATACTCGAGATTGAGGTGTTCGACTGTTGGGGGATagacttcatgggaccattcccacCTTTGTACAAAAACGAGTACATTCTAGTCGCAGTGGATTATGTCTCAAAGTGGGTGGAAGCAATCGCTAGCTACACTAATGATGCGCGTGATGTGACCAAGATGTTCAAATCTatcatctttccaaggtttggagtaCCTAGGGTGGTCATAAGCGATGGAGGCacccacttcatcaacaaggtcTTCCAAGACCTCTTGAAAAATAATGGTGTCAAGCATAAAGTCGCAACCGCATATCACCCTCAAACAAGTGGCCAAGTGGAAGT AACAGCCTACAAGACGCCACTAGGGACCACTCCATATCATCTGGTCTATGGCAAGGCATGCCATCTCCCTGTGGAACTAGAGTACAAGGCGGCATGGGCTGTCAAACTGCTCTACTTCGATATCAAATCAGCCAAGGAGAGGCGTTCCATCAAGATTCACGAGCTCGAAGAGATCAGGCACCTGGCTTATGAGAGCACAAAAATCTACAAGGAAAAGACCAACGCATATCATGACAAACGGATCATCAGCAGAAGCTTTGAACCGAATGATCGAGTCTTGCTCTTCAACTCCAGGCTGAAGCTGTTCCCTGGGAAGCTGAAGTCCAGATGGTCCGGACCGTTTACTATCAAGGAGGTCCAACCAGATGGAGCAATTGTGTTGCTGGACCCGAATGGAGGAGAGTTCGTTGTTAATGGTCATCGTCTGAAGCCATACCTTGCTGAACAACAATCGCAGAAG GAAAAAGAAAACCGAAGTTTCCCGGAGGAACAATCCGTAGACTGTTGTCTCTGGAGAACAGCTGCTCCCTCAG GATGGGACAAGGAGTCCGCGCAACGATACAACACGCTCCTCAACACTGAGATCTTTCCTACTCGATTCGGTCATACGAAGACCCTTGCTGCTCTTTGGCTCGATACCGACGTGTTCAAGACGCTCAATGCCATGGGGATTGCTCCCCTCTGCTACCAAACGCACAAGCTCTGCCCAGACCTCGTCCGACAAGCGCTCGCCACAGCCCAGATCGGCTACGATAACCCTTCAGCACCAACATATGAGAACTGTTCTTTCTCATTCATGGCCGACGGCAAGTTCTGCTCACTCTCGTTTGACCAGCTCAACGAAATATATGAGAACTCGGATGAGTGA